The Pseudoxanthomonas sp. CF385 region ACGAAGGACAGGACTCATGGCCGAACTGCAGGGGGTTTTCCCCATCCTCCCAACGATCTTCCGGGCCGACGGCGCGCTTGATGACGCCGGCACCGCCAACGTGTTCGAGTACCTGCTCGGCGCGGGCGCCGCCGGCGTGGTCTTCCCCGGGCTGGCCAGCGAGTACGACCTGCTCTCGAAGGAGGAGCGCCTGCACCTGACGGCCTGCATCGGCCGCTGGAACCGCGGCCGCGTGCCCTTCATCGTCGGCGCCAGTGCGAAGACGCTGGAGGACGCCATCGCTTACGCGCGCGCGGGCGCCGAAGCCGGCGCATGCGCCGCGATGGTGCTCACGCCGCATGCGCACGCGGGCGATCCGGTCGCGATGGCCGGCTTTTTCCAGGCACTGGGTGAAGCATCCGGCATTCCGTTGATGCTGCAGAACGCGCCCGCGCCGATGGGCGTAGGCCTGGGCGTGGATGATGTGGTCGCGCTGGTAGAACGCGCGCCGGCGATCGCCTACGTGAAGGAAGAGACGATGCCGTCCGGCCACCGCATCACCGCGCTCGGCGAGCGCACGGCGTCGGTGCGCGCGGTGTTCGGTGGCGCGGGCGCTCGCTACGTGCTGGACGAACTCGGTCGCGGGGCGATCGGCACCATGCCGGCCTGCGAGATCACCGAAGCGCACGTGGCGATGCTGGACGCGTGGGCAGCCGGCGATCGGGAGCGCGCGCGCACGCTGTTCGAGCGCACGCTGCCGCTGCTGAGCATGCAGGCGGTGTTCCGCTGGCGGTTGACCAAGGCGGTGCTGCTGCGCCGTGGCTTGATCGGCAGCGACAAGGTGCGCGCGCCAGGGCCGGCCCTGGATGCCTTCGACCAGCGCGAACTGGATATCCTGCTGGCCCGCATCCACGACCTGGTGCCGATGGACTCGGTGCCGGGCGACGTGCAGAGGATTCCATCGTGAGCCAGGTCATCCAGGTCGAAACCTTCATCCTCACCGTCCCCAGGACCACGCCTTACCTGGGACCGCTGGGGCCGGGCGAACGCGTCAACAGCCGCGGTTACCTGGTGCGCAAGGGCAACGGCACGATCTATCCGACCGTCGACCGCTCGGTCGTCGTGCGTGTCACCACGGCCGATGGTGCGGTCGGCTGGGGCGAGACCTACGGGATCTGCGCGCCGCGCGCGGTCTGCGAAATCATCAACGACCTGCTCGCGCCGGAACTGCTGGACCGCGAGCCCGATGACGTCGAGCGGATCTGGGACGACCTGTACGGCCTGATGCGCGTGCGTGGCTGCTTCGGCGGCTTCCACGTGGATGCGATCGCGGCGCTCGACATCGCCCTGTGGGACCTGCGCGCCCGCGCGCACGCCAAGCCCTTGTGGGCGCTGCTGGGCGAACGCCAGCGCGAGACCATTCCCGGCTACGTGTCGGGGCTGCCGGCGGCCACGCTGGACGAACGCGTGGCGATGGCGCGCACCTTCGCCGCGCAAGGCCATGACGCCTTCAAGATCCATGCGGTGGTCAGCCACGAGGGCATCGTCGAAGAGATCGCCGCCCTGCGCGACGCACTAGGCCCGATCGCCCAGCTGATGGTGGACCTGCACTGGAAGTTCGACCTGGCGCAGGCGCAGGCGATGGCGCAGCAGCTTCAGCCGCATGCCGTGACCTTCATCGAGGCACCGCTGAAGCCGGAAGATGTCGCTGGCCTTATCGAACTCGGACGCACGAGCCCGATTCCGGTCGCGGCCGGCGAGGAATGGCATACCGAATACGAGGCGCGCTTGCGCCTGGCGGGCGGCACGCTGGCCTATATCCAGCCCGAGATGGGCCACACCGGCGTGACCCAGTTCCTGCGGATCGCGCGCGAAGCGGAGCATCACGGCGTGCGGATCGCGCCGCACGCGACGATCGGCGGCGGCCTGTTCATGGCGGCCAGCCTGCATGCCGCCGCCGTGCTGCCGGGCCTGTGGCGGCACGAATGGCAGCACTCGATCTTCTCGCGCTCGGTGGAGATGCTGGACACGACGATGGCGTACCGCGACGGCGACTATGTGCTGCCCGAAGGTCCGGGCCTGGGCGCCGCACCCGGCGCCCGCTTCTGGGATCACGCCGAAGCGGTGGCCTGAGGCGTTCCCTGGTATTCCTGGGTCAGCGGCGAACGCCGCGCCAGGCGGAAGGCGGTCCACGCCAGCACCACCGCGATGGGGTGCAGCGCGGCCATCAGCACGAAGGTACGGTCGAACGCGCCATCCGACACCAGGGTGCCCACGACATGCGCGGACACCATGCCGCCGAGCGCGCTGCCGCACCCGATCAATCCGGCGACCGACGCGATGTAGCGCGACGGGAACAGGTCGACCACCATCGAGGTGATGTTGATCTGGTACACGAGGTGGGCGAACGTCACCACGCACGCGAGCGCCATCAGCACCGGCACCGTCGGATGCAGGGTGATGAAGATGCCGATCGGCGCGAGCATCGCCGCGCCGGTCATCACCGCCAGGCGGCTGCGCGGCGGATGCCAGCCGCGCCGCACCAGCGCGCCGGACATCGCGCCGCCGCCGATGCTGCCGATGTCGGCGGCCACGTAGACGATCCACGCCAGCGAGGCGAGCGTGGCCAGGCTCATGCCGCGCACGTCGCCCAGGTACTTGGGGAACCAGAACAGGTAGAAGTACCAGACCGGGTCGGCCACCGCGCGCGAGGCCACCAGCGCCCACACCGTGCGGTCGCGCGCCAGCTTTCCCCACACGCCCTTGATCGAGGGCTGCGGCTGCGCGGCCGCCTGCGCCTTCTGCTTCGGATACGCCCACCACCACGCGATCATCCAGAGCAGGCCGGCGAC contains the following coding sequences:
- a CDS encoding dihydrodipicolinate synthase family protein, whose amino-acid sequence is MAELQGVFPILPTIFRADGALDDAGTANVFEYLLGAGAAGVVFPGLASEYDLLSKEERLHLTACIGRWNRGRVPFIVGASAKTLEDAIAYARAGAEAGACAAMVLTPHAHAGDPVAMAGFFQALGEASGIPLMLQNAPAPMGVGLGVDDVVALVERAPAIAYVKEETMPSGHRITALGERTASVRAVFGGAGARYVLDELGRGAIGTMPACEITEAHVAMLDAWAAGDRERARTLFERTLPLLSMQAVFRWRLTKAVLLRRGLIGSDKVRAPGPALDAFDQRELDILLARIHDLVPMDSVPGDVQRIPS
- a CDS encoding mandelate racemase/muconate lactonizing enzyme family protein; the encoded protein is MSQVIQVETFILTVPRTTPYLGPLGPGERVNSRGYLVRKGNGTIYPTVDRSVVVRVTTADGAVGWGETYGICAPRAVCEIINDLLAPELLDREPDDVERIWDDLYGLMRVRGCFGGFHVDAIAALDIALWDLRARAHAKPLWALLGERQRETIPGYVSGLPAATLDERVAMARTFAAQGHDAFKIHAVVSHEGIVEEIAALRDALGPIAQLMVDLHWKFDLAQAQAMAQQLQPHAVTFIEAPLKPEDVAGLIELGRTSPIPVAAGEEWHTEYEARLRLAGGTLAYIQPEMGHTGVTQFLRIAREAEHHGVRIAPHATIGGGLFMAASLHAAAVLPGLWRHEWQHSIFSRSVEMLDTTMAYRDGDYVLPEGPGLGAAPGARFWDHAEAVA
- a CDS encoding MFS transporter, with the translated sequence MSGDGRTKWVLLGLLFFSTIINYLDRQALSILATTIQADLGMTDLEYARVVQVFLLAYAGAYVLAGRVTDWLGARAALILFVGWWSLANIATGFVRSAGELGAARFALGLGEPGNYTVGTKVVSEQFPARQRGLALGLYTSGAMIGATLAPPLIGGIALAYGWRSAFWITGVAGLLWMIAWWWAYPKQKAQAAAQPQPSIKGVWGKLARDRTVWALVASRAVADPVWYFYLFWFPKYLGDVRGMSLATLASLAWIVYVAADIGSIGGGAMSGALVRRGWHPPRSRLAVMTGAAMLAPIGIFITLHPTVPVLMALACVVTFAHLVYQINITSMVVDLFPSRYIASVAGLIGCGSALGGMVSAHVVGTLVSDGAFDRTFVLMAALHPIAVVLAWTAFRLARRSPLTQEYQGTPQATASA